TGGATACCGAACACGGCTTGCAGTTCAGGGGTCGTCAGTCCACCCAAACCGAGTTCCACTTTGCCACCTGAGCAAGCCTGACACGAAAGTGCCTGGCATCGGCGCTGTGCGGCGTTTCTGTCCGGGAATTCATATTTGTTGAGCAGGGGAGGAGTTCGCCTTGGACGTATATGAAGTACGCCTGGTACGGCGTGAGGTCGTGGCAGAAGGCACCATGGCGTTTTATTTTTCCAAACCCCCCGGCTACCCGCATCGGGCGGGGCAGTCGGTGCAGGTGGCGCTGATCGATCCACCGCAGACCGACGATGCGGGGGACACCCGCGAGTTCACGATCGCGAGCGCACCCCATGAAGCCGAGCTGATGATCGCCATGCGCATGCGCGACACGGCGTTCAAACGCGTCCTGAAGGAGGCACCGGTGGGAACTCCGGTCAGGATAAGCGAACCCGACGGTGAGGTGGTGTTACATGAGGATACCTCGCGTCCAGCCGTGTTTCTGGCCGGCGGTATCGGCATCACACCCTTCCTGTCGATCGTACGGCATGCCGCGCACGAGTCGCTGCAGCACCCGATTTATCTCTTTTATTCCAACTGGAAGCCCGACGTCACGGCATTCCTGCCCGAGTTGCAGGGCATGCAGCAATCAAACCCGAACTATCATTTGATCGCGACCATGACCGAAGCTGAGAAGTCGACACAACCCTGGTCGGGTGAGCGGGGCCTCATCCGACCCGAACTGCTGGCACGGCATCTCACCGACCTTACCCAGCCGATCTATTACCTTGCCGGTCCACCGACCATGACGCTCGCGATGCTGGAGATGCTGGAGGACCTCGGCATCGACGATGAGGCCATAAAGTCCGCGGAGTTTGGTGGCTACTGATTGTCACGGCGCCTCGAAGGCTGCAGCCGAAGTATTGGCCTGATATCAGTACCCGGCAGCGAAGCCCCACTGGGCGCCAGCTCTGGAGCGGTGCGGTCTTGGCGATGTGGATCAACCGGTGAGCAGCACCAGGCCCGGCGCTGACATGCGCAATAGGGCGGATCACCAGAACAAAGCTGCGGGTCGCTTCCAGAAAGGTGCGGCCTGCATGCCTATCCTCATGGCAAAGTTCTTACTTCGTCACAACGATACCCA
The sequence above is a segment of the Gammaproteobacteria bacterium genome. Coding sequences within it:
- a CDS encoding FAD-dependent oxidoreductase yields the protein MDVYEVRLVRREVVAEGTMAFYFSKPPGYPHRAGQSVQVALIDPPQTDDAGDTREFTIASAPHEAELMIAMRMRDTAFKRVLKEAPVGTPVRISEPDGEVVLHEDTSRPAVFLAGGIGITPFLSIVRHAAHESLQHPIYLFYSNWKPDVTAFLPELQGMQQSNPNYHLIATMTEAEKSTQPWSGERGLIRPELLARHLTDLTQPIYYLAGPPTMTLAMLEMLEDLGIDDEAIKSAEFGGY